The proteins below come from a single Polymorphobacter fuscus genomic window:
- a CDS encoding peptidoglycan-binding protein: MPVTKAQLSTLYPRAIPDLLSGVAAAAGDVLGRFGIADKPDRLAYFLAQVGHESGGLTINAENLNYSAKRMTEVWPRRFPTIAAAAPFANNPEKLANFVYGGRMGNGPPASGDGFRFRGRGLIQITGRDGYREVGARAGLPMEADPDLVTVPGNALLCAAAFWKWKGLNPVCDARDFTRCTIIINGGTTGIADRREWLDKVRRVLAAPPPAPAAQPPAELVIRVQKALLRAGFAGVGAADGDAGPRTLAAITAFRQSRGLAAGGIDAPLLKALGITP; the protein is encoded by the coding sequence ATGCCGGTGACCAAAGCCCAGCTTTCTACCCTGTACCCCCGGGCGATCCCCGATCTGCTGTCGGGCGTCGCCGCGGCGGCGGGTGATGTGCTGGGGCGCTTCGGTATCGCCGACAAGCCCGATCGTCTGGCCTATTTCCTGGCGCAGGTCGGGCATGAATCGGGCGGACTGACGATCAACGCCGAAAACCTCAACTATTCGGCGAAACGGATGACCGAGGTATGGCCGCGGCGTTTTCCGACCATTGCCGCCGCCGCGCCCTTTGCCAACAACCCGGAAAAGCTCGCCAATTTCGTTTATGGCGGGCGGATGGGCAATGGCCCGCCGGCAAGCGGCGACGGCTTTCGCTTCCGCGGGCGCGGACTGATCCAGATTACCGGGCGCGACGGTTATCGCGAAGTCGGCGCGCGCGCCGGCTTGCCGATGGAGGCCGATCCCGACCTGGTCACGGTGCCGGGCAATGCCTTGCTGTGTGCCGCGGCGTTCTGGAAGTGGAAGGGGTTGAACCCGGTGTGCGATGCACGCGACTTCACGCGCTGCACCATCATCATCAACGGCGGCACGACCGGGATCGCCGATCGGCGCGAGTGGCTCGACAAGGTGCGCCGGGTGCTCGCGGCGCCGCCGCCGGCACCGGCGGCGCAGCCACCGGCCGAATTGGTCATCCGGGTGCAGAAGGCGCTGCTACGTGCCGGCTTTGCCGGCGTCGGGGCAGCCGATGGCGACGCCGGGCCGCGCACGCTCGCGGCGATCACCGCCTTTCGCCAGTCGCGTGGACTTGCCGCGGGCGGGATAGATGCGCCGCTGCTGAAGGCGCTCGGCATCACGCCGTGA
- a CDS encoding DMT family transporter translates to MSGRSFALVQCAAGIGSLCLMDVVVKHLAATTPVAVITLGRYVTGTLLALVVWQLQGRPAITRAMLPLHLVRGGLIASMAFAFYWSLKTLPLAEAITLSFIAPLLVPPFASLLLKERMQPRLLAAGALGFVGVLVTVQGAPRFDGDRLLALGAVLYAAVAYAGSAVLLRARAASDGATIVTLMGALVPMIILSPVAIGAAPVDAVTIGWLIAMGAIGNIGMQLLSRAYAQIEAQVLAVMEFTALGWAALFGWIFFAEPVRAQIWAGALVILIACLWAGRQPRPVTA, encoded by the coding sequence ATGTCCGGCCGTTCGTTCGCCCTTGTCCAATGCGCCGCCGGCATCGGTTCGCTGTGCCTGATGGATGTCGTCGTCAAGCATCTCGCGGCAACGACCCCAGTGGCGGTGATTACCCTTGGCCGCTATGTCACCGGGACGCTGCTGGCGCTGGTGGTCTGGCAATTGCAGGGCCGCCCGGCGATCACCCGTGCGATGCTGCCGCTGCATCTGGTGCGCGGCGGCCTCATCGCCAGCATGGCGTTCGCCTTCTACTGGTCGCTGAAAACGCTGCCGCTCGCCGAAGCCATCACCCTGTCCTTCATCGCGCCGCTGCTGGTCCCGCCCTTCGCCAGCCTGTTGCTGAAGGAACGGATGCAGCCGCGCCTTCTTGCCGCCGGGGCGCTGGGCTTCGTCGGCGTCCTGGTCACGGTCCAGGGGGCGCCGCGCTTCGATGGCGACCGGCTGCTGGCGCTTGGCGCGGTCCTCTATGCAGCGGTCGCCTATGCGGGCTCCGCGGTGCTGCTCCGCGCCCGGGCGGCGAGCGACGGCGCGACGATCGTCACGCTGATGGGCGCATTGGTGCCGATGATCATCCTCAGCCCCGTCGCCATCGGCGCAGCCCCCGTCGATGCCGTTACCATCGGCTGGCTGATCGCCATGGGCGCCATCGGCAATATCGGCATGCAGTTGCTCAGCCGCGCCTACGCGCAAATCGAAGCACAGGTGCTGGCCGTCATGGAGTTCACGGCGCTTGGCTGGGCGGCGCTGTTCGGCTGGATCTTCTTTGCCGAGCCGGTGCGGGCGCAGATCTGGGCCGGCGCGCTGGTCATCCTCATCGCCTGCCTCTGGGCGGGGCGTCAGCCCCGCCCCGTCACGGCGTGA
- a CDS encoding hemerythrin domain-containing protein, which yields MSYTATQNRTDTAKRHSDSDHGTTTTAVVAGAAGFGLGLLAAAGRKAVVQAATYSAGDWMEGLKAEHKAARLILEKLAETTDDEQAKRAPLVLSLQHAIGKHNVQEEYVVYCVLAETGQDSAADHLNADHFELKKGLYELEQIGKEQRPGFLAKLAEIRASFEEHVREEEDDIFPTLHAALSAEQQTNLTNRMNREGFKVA from the coding sequence ATGTCGTACACCGCCACCCAGAACCGCACCGACACCGCCAAGCGCCATAGCGATTCCGACCATGGCACGACCACCACTGCCGTCGTCGCCGGCGCCGCCGGTTTCGGTCTCGGCTTGCTCGCCGCCGCCGGCCGCAAGGCCGTTGTCCAGGCCGCCACCTATTCCGCCGGCGACTGGATGGAAGGACTGAAGGCTGAACACAAGGCCGCCCGCCTGATCCTTGAAAAGCTTGCCGAAACCACCGACGATGAACAGGCCAAGCGCGCGCCGCTGGTCCTGTCGCTGCAGCATGCCATCGGCAAGCACAACGTCCAGGAAGAATATGTCGTCTACTGCGTCCTGGCCGAAACCGGCCAGGACAGTGCCGCCGACCATCTCAACGCCGACCACTTCGAACTGAAGAAGGGCCTGTACGAGCTCGAACAGATCGGCAAGGAACAGCGCCCCGGTTTTCTCGCCAAGCTCGCCGAAATCCGCGCCAGCTTCGAAGAACATGTCCGCGAGGAAGAAGACGACATCTTCCCGACTCTCCACGCGGCACTGAGCGCGGAACAGCAGACGAACCTTACCAACCGGATGAACCGCGAAGGCTTCAAGGTCGCTTGA
- the mobA gene encoding molybdenum cofactor guanylyltransferase, which produces MRVLGAVLAGGAASRFGSDKASALFDGRPLIDHVIAALAPQVDGLVVVGRDWPGHVRVDDLPVAGLGPLGGLCGALLHGLHHGFDAVLCAPCDTVGLPGDLVTRFGAGPTVARGQRSIGLWPASYGPTLLARLTSGGSRALHVWATSTEAREVDCGPLRNINRPADLELLTTRKGQPDER; this is translated from the coding sequence GTGAGGGTTCTGGGGGCAGTCCTGGCCGGCGGCGCCGCGTCGCGCTTCGGTTCGGACAAGGCGTCGGCGCTGTTCGACGGGCGGCCGCTGATCGACCATGTCATCGCCGCGCTGGCACCGCAGGTCGATGGGCTTGTCGTCGTCGGCCGCGATTGGCCAGGACATGTGCGCGTGGATGACCTGCCGGTCGCCGGGCTCGGCCCGCTCGGCGGCCTCTGCGGCGCCCTCCTCCATGGCCTGCACCATGGTTTCGACGCCGTGCTGTGCGCGCCCTGCGACACGGTCGGCCTGCCTGGCGACCTTGTGACGCGGTTCGGTGCCGGGCCAACCGTGGCGCGCGGGCAGCGCAGCATCGGCCTGTGGCCTGCCAGCTATGGGCCGACGCTGCTGGCGCGATTGACCAGCGGCGGCAGCCGCGCCCTCCATGTCTGGGCCACATCGACCGAGGCGCGCGAAGTCGATTGCGGGCCGCTGCGCAACATCAACCGGCCGGCCGACCTGGAACTGCTAACGACTCGCAAAGGGCAACCGGATGAACGCTGA
- a CDS encoding isovaleryl-CoA dehydrogenase gives MLSTLRFNHGETIDMLRDSVAAFAAAEIAPRAAEIDASNAFPMDLWKKLGDLGLHGITVKEEDGGAGLGYLAHVIAIEEISRASASVGLSYGAHSNLCINQIARWGTADQKQRYLPRLISGDHVGSLAMSESGSGSDVISMKLRADRKGNDAFVLNGNKFWITNGPDADTLVVYAKTDVDAGPRGITAFLIERGMKGFTTAQKLDKLGMRGSNTCELVFEDCEVPAENVLGGVGIGARVLMSGLDYERVVLSGGPLGIMAACMDVVVPYVHDRSQFGAPIGSFQLMQGKLADMYVAQSTARAYTYAVADACDRGETTRKDSAGCILYSAEKATWMALEAIQCLGGNGYINDYPTGRLLRDAKLYEIGAGTSEIRRYLIGRELFDETA, from the coding sequence ATGCTCTCCACACTGCGGTTCAATCACGGTGAAACCATCGACATGCTGCGCGACAGCGTCGCCGCTTTCGCCGCCGCCGAAATCGCCCCGCGCGCTGCGGAAATCGATGCCAGCAACGCGTTCCCGATGGACCTTTGGAAAAAACTCGGCGACCTCGGCCTCCACGGCATCACCGTCAAGGAGGAAGACGGCGGCGCCGGGCTCGGCTATCTCGCCCATGTCATCGCCATCGAGGAAATCAGCCGCGCCTCTGCCAGTGTCGGCCTGTCCTATGGCGCGCACAGCAACCTGTGCATCAACCAGATTGCCCGCTGGGGCACCGCCGACCAGAAGCAGCGCTATCTGCCCCGGCTGATTTCCGGGGACCATGTCGGCAGCCTTGCCATGTCGGAATCGGGCAGCGGCTCCGATGTCATATCGATGAAGCTGCGCGCCGATCGCAAGGGCAACGACGCCTTTGTCCTCAATGGCAACAAGTTCTGGATCACCAACGGTCCTGATGCCGATACCCTCGTCGTCTATGCCAAGACCGATGTCGACGCCGGCCCGCGCGGCATCACCGCTTTCCTCATCGAACGTGGGATGAAGGGTTTCACGACGGCGCAAAAGCTCGACAAGCTCGGCATGCGCGGGTCGAACACCTGCGAACTGGTTTTTGAAGATTGCGAAGTGCCGGCGGAAAATGTCCTCGGCGGTGTCGGCATCGGCGCCCGGGTGCTGATGTCGGGCCTCGATTACGAACGTGTCGTGCTCAGCGGCGGCCCGCTCGGCATCATGGCGGCGTGCATGGATGTCGTCGTGCCCTATGTCCATGATCGCAGCCAGTTCGGCGCACCGATCGGCAGCTTCCAGCTGATGCAGGGCAAGCTGGCCGACATGTATGTCGCCCAGTCGACCGCCCGCGCCTATACCTATGCCGTCGCCGATGCCTGCGACCGCGGCGAAACCACCCGCAAGGATTCGGCCGGCTGCATCCTCTATTCGGCGGAAAAGGCGACCTGGATGGCGCTGGAGGCGATCCAGTGCCTTGGCGGCAACGGCTATATCAACGATTATCCCACCGGCCGCCTGCTCCGCGATGCCAAGCTGTACGAAATCGGCGCCGGCACCAGTGAAATCCGCCGCTACCTGATCGGCCGCGAGCTGTTCGACGAAACCGCGTGA
- a CDS encoding helix-turn-helix transcriptional regulator, with protein MGSENVSASLHNRLALFRVEAGLSRAALAERVDVNPQTIGFLERGQYGPSLELGLKLAAVFGVPVETLFSLDPFPTLANALAMIAKDREGDRHG; from the coding sequence ATGGGTTCCGAAAACGTCTCGGCCAGTCTGCACAATCGGCTTGCGCTGTTCCGCGTCGAGGCGGGACTGTCGCGGGCGGCGCTGGCCGAGCGGGTCGATGTCAATCCGCAGACGATAGGCTTTCTCGAGCGCGGGCAATATGGCCCGAGCCTCGAACTGGGGCTGAAACTGGCGGCGGTGTTCGGGGTGCCGGTGGAGACGCTGTTCTCGCTGGACCCGTTTCCGACGCTGGCGAACGCGTTGGCGATGATCGCGAAAGATCGGGAGGGGGACAGGCATGGCTGA
- a CDS encoding GNAT family N-acetyltransferase, protein MNELVIRRDDPAAAHVAALLAYHLAELRSVMASHAFALDATGLSAPEVTFWTAWRGDALAGFVALKVLDDRQGELKSMRAAPAFRGTGVGRALLLHVIAEARARGYARLNLETGTGALHAPAVALYRSAGFVGCDAFADYAPSPYNQFMTMVF, encoded by the coding sequence GTGAATGAACTGGTCATCCGGCGTGACGATCCGGCCGCTGCGCATGTCGCGGCGTTGCTGGCGTATCATCTGGCCGAGTTGCGCAGCGTGATGGCGAGCCATGCCTTTGCGCTCGATGCGACGGGGCTATCGGCGCCCGAGGTGACATTCTGGACGGCGTGGCGGGGGGATGCGCTGGCCGGGTTCGTCGCGTTGAAGGTGCTGGACGACCGACAGGGCGAGTTGAAGTCGATGCGGGCGGCGCCGGCGTTTCGTGGCACCGGGGTCGGGCGGGCGCTGCTGCTGCATGTCATCGCCGAGGCGCGGGCGCGGGGCTATGCGCGGCTGAACCTGGAGACAGGGACCGGCGCGTTGCATGCGCCGGCGGTGGCGCTTTATCGGTCGGCGGGGTTTGTCGGCTGTGACGCCTTTGCCGATTATGCACCGAGTCCGTATAATCAGTTCATGACGATGGTGTTTTAG
- a CDS encoding acetyl/propionyl/methylcrotonyl-CoA carboxylase subunit alpha, whose amino-acid sequence MKKLLIANRGEIARRIIRTADAMGIASVAVYSDADAASPYVREAGQSVAIGPADARPYLDSDKIIAAARLTGADAIHPGYGFLSENADFAKAVRKAGLVFVGPPEAAMRVMALKDSAKAAMKKAGVPITPGYQGNDQSLVRLQRAAEGVGFPLLIKAVAGGGGKGMRAVHDAADFQDALMAAQREGQASFGNAGVMLEKLIQRPRHVEVQVFADSHGNVVHLFERDCSLQRRHQKVIEEAPAPGLSETLRHTLGVAAATAAHAIGYQGAGTVEFILDLDAVDASGDPAFYFMEMNTRLQVEHPVTEAITGHDLVEWQLRVARGEMLPANQDALTVTGHAVEARLYAEDADGGFLPSTGTLTALAFGSGAGIRIDTGVETGSVIGLDYDPMIAKVIAWGPDRATAIDRLVGALGGTVVEGLKSNRAFLARLANHPAFRAGDVDTGFIPRHAAELTPPDTVPEIALALAALALVLDTRPGGPFAGSGFRLNLPEERVIRLWSGTVAHCLTVRRAGTRFRLGGLDTVAEAGAVRDGHRIHLDRGGELVTADVIIADAAVEVRVNGQTYTLATRAPARAAQAGASDGRIIAPMPGRVLAVDIKVGDAVAPGDRLLVLEAMKMEHRITARAAGTIAAVNIAEGDQVADGMLLVEITA is encoded by the coding sequence ATGAAAAAGCTGCTCATCGCCAACCGCGGCGAAATCGCCCGCCGCATCATCCGCACCGCCGACGCCATGGGAATCGCCAGCGTCGCCGTCTATTCGGATGCCGACGCCGCCAGCCCCTATGTCCGCGAGGCCGGCCAGTCGGTCGCCATCGGCCCCGCCGACGCCCGCCCCTACCTGGACAGTGACAAGATCATCGCCGCCGCGCGCCTGACCGGCGCCGACGCCATCCACCCCGGCTATGGCTTCCTGTCGGAGAATGCCGATTTCGCCAAGGCCGTCCGCAAGGCCGGGCTGGTCTTCGTCGGCCCGCCCGAAGCCGCCATGCGCGTCATGGCCTTGAAGGACAGCGCCAAGGCGGCGATGAAAAAGGCCGGCGTGCCGATCACCCCCGGCTATCAGGGCAATGACCAGTCGCTCGTCCGCCTGCAACGCGCCGCCGAAGGCGTCGGCTTTCCGCTGCTCATCAAGGCGGTCGCCGGCGGCGGCGGCAAGGGCATGCGCGCCGTCCATGACGCTGCCGACTTCCAGGATGCGCTGATGGCGGCGCAGCGCGAGGGCCAGGCCAGCTTCGGCAATGCCGGAGTCATGCTTGAAAAGCTCATCCAGCGGCCGCGCCACGTCGAAGTCCAGGTCTTTGCCGATTCGCACGGCAATGTCGTCCATCTGTTCGAACGCGATTGCTCGCTGCAACGCCGCCACCAGAAGGTCATCGAGGAAGCCCCGGCCCCCGGCCTTTCCGAAACCCTGCGCCACACGCTGGGCGTTGCCGCCGCCACCGCTGCCCATGCCATCGGCTACCAGGGCGCCGGCACGGTGGAATTCATCCTCGATCTCGATGCCGTCGATGCCAGTGGCGACCCGGCCTTCTATTTCATGGAAATGAACACTCGGCTGCAGGTCGAACATCCGGTCACCGAGGCGATCACCGGCCATGACCTTGTCGAATGGCAGCTGCGCGTCGCCCGCGGTGAAATGCTCCCCGCCAACCAGGACGCACTCACCGTCACCGGCCACGCCGTCGAGGCGCGGCTTTACGCCGAGGACGCCGACGGCGGCTTCCTGCCCTCCACCGGCACGCTGACCGCGCTGGCGTTCGGGAGTGGGGCCGGCATCCGCATCGACACCGGGGTCGAAACCGGCAGCGTCATCGGCCTCGATTACGACCCGATGATTGCCAAGGTCATCGCCTGGGGCCCCGACCGCGCCACTGCGATCGACCGGCTCGTCGGCGCCCTCGGCGGCACGGTCGTCGAAGGGCTGAAATCCAACCGCGCCTTTCTCGCCCGCCTTGCCAACCACCCGGCGTTCCGTGCCGGCGATGTCGATACCGGCTTCATCCCGCGCCACGCCGCCGAACTGACACCGCCCGACACCGTCCCCGAAATTGCGCTGGCGCTGGCAGCGCTGGCGCTGGTTCTCGATACCCGCCCCGGCGGGCCCTTTGCCGGCAGCGGCTTCCGCCTCAACCTGCCCGAAGAACGCGTCATCCGGCTGTGGTCGGGCACGGTCGCGCATTGCCTGACTGTGCGCCGCGCCGGGACGCGCTTCCGCCTCGGCGGGCTCGACACCGTCGCCGAGGCCGGCGCCGTGCGCGATGGCCACCGCATCCACCTCGATCGCGGCGGCGAACTCGTCACCGCCGATGTCATCATCGCCGATGCCGCCGTCGAGGTGCGCGTCAACGGCCAGACCTACACGCTCGCCACCCGCGCCCCGGCCAGGGCCGCCCAGGCCGGCGCCAGCGACGGCCGCATCATCGCGCCGATGCCCGGCCGCGTCCTTGCCGTCGACATCAAGGTCGGCGACGCCGTCGCGCCGGGCGACCGGTTGCTGGTGCTCGAAGCGATGAAGATGGAACACCGCATCACCGCCCGCGCTGCCGGCACCATCGCCGCAGTAAACATCGCCGAAGGCGACCAGGTGGCCGACGGCATGCTGCTGGTGGAAATCACCGCCTGA
- a CDS encoding enoyl-CoA hydratase-related protein, translating into MSLSTTITAGVAHVTLARPAQHNAFDEVLIAALTATFNALGIDPAVRAIILSGEGKSFCAGADLGWMKRAAAFTEAENRADAMRLSDMLAAIDSCPKPVIARVHGNVAGGGVGLVACADMAVAIDGTQFRLSEVRLGLTPATISPFVVARIGAGQARRWFLTAEAFDAAQARAIGLVHETAADAAAADAIIAGWLSHLTAAAPGAVADAKALVADVAGRTITDALRALTASRIAARRASAEGREGLAAFFDKRKPEWSR; encoded by the coding sequence ATGAGCCTGTCGACCACCATCACCGCCGGCGTGGCGCATGTCACCCTCGCCCGCCCAGCCCAGCACAATGCCTTTGACGAGGTGTTGATCGCGGCGCTGACTGCGACGTTCAACGCCCTCGGCATCGACCCGGCGGTGCGCGCCATCATCCTGTCGGGCGAGGGCAAGTCCTTCTGCGCCGGCGCCGACCTCGGCTGGATGAAGCGCGCCGCCGCCTTTACCGAGGCCGAGAATCGCGCCGACGCGATGCGGCTGTCGGACATGCTCGCCGCCATCGATAGCTGCCCCAAGCCGGTCATCGCCCGCGTCCATGGCAATGTCGCCGGCGGCGGCGTCGGCCTCGTCGCCTGCGCCGACATGGCGGTCGCCATCGACGGCACGCAGTTCCGGCTGTCCGAAGTCCGCCTCGGCCTCACCCCCGCCACCATTTCCCCCTTCGTTGTCGCCCGCATCGGCGCCGGCCAGGCGCGCCGCTGGTTCCTCACCGCCGAGGCGTTCGACGCCGCACAGGCCAGGGCCATCGGCCTCGTCCATGAAACCGCCGCCGATGCCGCCGCGGCCGACGCCATCATCGCCGGCTGGCTGTCCCACCTCACCGCCGCCGCCCCCGGCGCCGTCGCCGACGCCAAGGCGCTTGTGGCCGACGTCGCCGGCCGCACGATCACCGACGCGCTGCGCGCCCTGACCGCCAGCCGCATCGCCGCGCGACGCGCCTCTGCCGAGGGCCGTGAAGGGCTGGCGGCCTTCTTCGACAAGCGCAAACCGGAGTGGAGCCGATGA
- a CDS encoding carboxyl transferase domain-containing protein produces the protein MPQIGQPLVPSAETRANAAAMAVLVADLRAKVAEIALGGPSASRDRHVARGKLLPRQRVEALLDPGTAFLEIGQLAAHGVYGEDVPAAGMIAGVGQVAGRLCVIVANDATVKGGSYYPLTVKKHLRAQEIAAQNALPCVYLVDSGGANLPRQDEVFPDRDHFGRIFFNQANMSAQGIAQIAVVMGSCTAGGAYVPAMADESIIVRDQGTIFLGGPPLVKAATGEEVTAEELGGGDVHTRLSGVADHLAEDDPDALRIARSIVATLPAPAQVAAQPTRPPHFDAQDLHALAPLDTRHPVDVREVIARIVDASDLHEFKPRFGETLVTGFAHVGGMPVAILANNGILFSESAQKGAHFIELACQRRIPLLFLQNISGFMVGKRFENEGIAKHGAKLVTAVACAAVPKITVVTGGSFGAGNYGMCGRAYSPRFLWMWPNARISVMGGEQAASVLATVKSGGFKSAADEEAFKAPIRAQYDREGHPYYASARLWDDGIIDPADTRAVVALSLAAALQQPVPETRFGTFRM, from the coding sequence ATGCCCCAGATCGGTCAGCCTCTCGTCCCCAGCGCCGAAACGCGCGCCAATGCCGCTGCGATGGCAGTCCTGGTGGCCGATCTTCGCGCCAAGGTGGCCGAAATCGCCCTGGGAGGCCCGTCGGCCAGCCGCGATCGCCATGTCGCGCGCGGCAAGCTGTTGCCGCGCCAGCGCGTCGAGGCGCTGCTCGATCCCGGCACCGCCTTCCTTGAAATCGGGCAGTTGGCAGCGCACGGCGTCTATGGCGAGGATGTCCCCGCCGCCGGCATGATCGCCGGGGTCGGTCAGGTCGCCGGCCGGCTGTGCGTAATTGTTGCCAATGACGCGACGGTGAAGGGCGGCAGCTATTATCCGCTCACCGTCAAGAAGCACCTGCGCGCCCAGGAAATCGCCGCCCAGAACGCCCTGCCCTGCGTCTATCTCGTCGATTCGGGCGGTGCCAACCTGCCGCGTCAGGACGAGGTCTTCCCAGATCGTGACCATTTCGGCCGCATCTTCTTCAACCAGGCCAATATGTCGGCACAAGGGATCGCCCAGATCGCCGTGGTGATGGGCAGTTGCACCGCCGGCGGCGCCTATGTCCCCGCCATGGCCGACGAATCGATCATCGTCCGCGACCAGGGCACGATCTTCCTCGGCGGGCCGCCGCTGGTAAAGGCCGCCACCGGCGAGGAAGTCACCGCAGAGGAGCTCGGCGGCGGCGACGTCCACACCCGCCTGTCCGGCGTCGCCGATCATCTGGCGGAGGACGATCCCGACGCGCTGCGCATCGCCCGCAGTATCGTCGCCACCCTGCCCGCGCCCGCGCAGGTCGCCGCCCAGCCGACGCGCCCGCCGCACTTCGACGCCCAGGACCTCCACGCGCTGGCACCGCTCGACACCCGCCACCCGGTCGACGTGCGCGAAGTCATCGCGCGCATCGTCGACGCGTCGGACCTCCATGAATTCAAGCCGCGCTTCGGCGAAACGCTGGTCACCGGCTTTGCCCATGTCGGAGGCATGCCGGTCGCCATCCTCGCCAACAACGGCATCCTGTTTTCCGAAAGCGCGCAAAAGGGCGCGCATTTCATCGAACTTGCCTGCCAGCGCCGCATCCCCTTGCTGTTCCTCCAGAACATTTCGGGCTTCATGGTCGGCAAGCGCTTCGAGAACGAAGGCATCGCCAAGCACGGCGCCAAGCTCGTCACCGCCGTCGCCTGCGCTGCCGTCCCCAAGATCACCGTCGTCACCGGCGGCAGCTTTGGCGCCGGCAATTACGGCATGTGCGGCCGCGCCTATTCGCCCCGCTTCCTGTGGATGTGGCCCAACGCCCGCATCAGCGTCATGGGCGGCGAACAGGCGGCATCGGTGCTCGCCACCGTCAAGTCCGGCGGCTTCAAGTCCGCTGCCGACGAAGAAGCCTTCAAGGCCCCCATCCGCGCCCAGTACGACCGCGAAGGCCACCCCTATTACGCCAGCGCCCGCCTGTGGGACGACGGCATCATCGACCCTGCCGATACCCGCGCCGTCGTCGCGCTCAGCCTCGCGGCCGCGCTGCAACAGCCGGTGCCGGAGACGCGCTTCGGCACGTTCCGGATGTGA
- the rpmE gene encoding 50S ribosomal protein L31, producing the protein MKPGIHPDYHRITVKMTDGSEYSTRSTYGKEGDTLALDIDPTSHPAWVGGAGKMLDAGGQVARFNKRFSGFGLKKD; encoded by the coding sequence ATGAAGCCCGGTATCCACCCCGATTATCACCGCATTACCGTCAAGATGACCGACGGCAGCGAATATTCCACGCGTTCGACCTACGGCAAGGAAGGCGATACGCTGGCGCTGGATATCGACCCGACCTCGCACCCGGCTTGGGTCGGCGGCGCCGGCAAGATGCTCGATGCCGGCGGCCAGGTGGCGCGCTTCAACAAGCGCTTTTCGGGTTTCGGCCTGAAGAAGGATTAG
- a CDS encoding Dps family protein, protein MAKSGKKLAAAEALDAIDLGFDDKQRLDIAAGLSRLLADTYTLYLKTHNFHWNVTGPQFNSLHLMFEGQYTELAAAVDLIAERIRALGVPAPGSYSAFARLSTITEADGNPPAEEMVRILAADQLAVVRTARSVFPIADEAHDEPTADLLTQRMQVHEKTAWMLRATLA, encoded by the coding sequence ATGGCGAAATCGGGCAAGAAGCTGGCGGCCGCCGAGGCGCTGGATGCAATCGACCTGGGGTTCGACGACAAGCAGCGGCTGGACATCGCAGCCGGCCTGTCGCGGCTTCTCGCCGACACCTATACCCTGTATCTGAAGACGCATAACTTCCACTGGAACGTTACTGGTCCGCAGTTCAACTCGCTGCATCTGATGTTCGAAGGTCAGTATACCGAGCTGGCGGCGGCCGTCGACCTGATTGCGGAGCGGATCCGCGCGCTCGGCGTGCCGGCGCCGGGCAGCTATTCGGCGTTCGCGCGGCTGTCGACGATCACCGAAGCCGATGGCAACCCGCCGGCCGAGGAGATGGTGCGGATTCTCGCCGCTGACCAGCTCGCCGTGGTGCGCACCGCGCGCAGCGTTTTCCCGATCGCCGATGAGGCGCATGACGAGCCGACGGCCGACCTGTTGACCCAGCGCATGCAGGTGCATGAAAAGACCGCCTGGATGTTGCGCGCCACACTCGCCTGA
- a CDS encoding DUF1345 domain-containing protein yields MIVRRYARFVAFLVVGAIAAGLAAQRFGWAPALLIGFDIGTLVFFLTLISMFRGATADSMRERSQANEPDHGSLLLLSMAIAGVTIAGVWTELASISAGPGEGDRPMIALAMGSLVLAWLFANVLGAIHYAHLWYLRGPDGKDARGLDFPGPCLDPDYFDFAYFAAVLSMTFQVSDVAITSKHMRRLALVHGLVAFLFNFSVIALSVNLVTGVMGT; encoded by the coding sequence ATGATCGTCCGCCGCTACGCGCGCTTTGTCGCCTTTCTCGTCGTCGGCGCCATCGCCGCCGGACTCGCGGCGCAACGTTTCGGCTGGGCGCCCGCGCTGCTGATCGGCTTCGACATCGGCACTCTGGTGTTCTTCTTGACGCTGATCTCGATGTTCCGCGGCGCCACCGCCGATTCGATGCGCGAACGGTCGCAGGCCAACGAGCCCGACCATGGTTCGCTGCTGCTGTTGTCGATGGCCATTGCCGGGGTGACGATCGCCGGCGTGTGGACCGAACTGGCGTCGATTTCCGCGGGCCCGGGCGAGGGCGATCGCCCGATGATTGCATTGGCGATGGGCAGCCTCGTGCTCGCCTGGCTCTTCGCCAATGTGCTCGGCGCCATCCATTATGCGCATCTCTGGTATCTGCGCGGGCCCGATGGCAAGGATGCGCGCGGGCTGGATTTTCCCGGGCCGTGTCTCGACCCGGATTATTTCGACTTCGCCTATTTCGCCGCCGTGCTCAGCATGACCTTCCAGGTGTCCGACGTCGCGATCACGTCAAAGCACATGCGGCGGCTGGCGCTGGTTCATGGCCTTGTCGCCTTCCTGTTCAACTTCAGCGTCATCGCCTTGTCGGTCAATCTGGTGACCGGCGTGATGGGGACGTAA